TTTTCTTTGTAGCCAATTCTATTTGCAGGAACCTGAAAAAAGTATTCAAATAGCGCTATTCCCCAGCTGATGAGGATAATGCTAATAAGCCCCAAGTTCTCGAACCATTTAAGCTCTTTGAACTTTAAATGGCCGTACCACGCAAGCGTCATGAAGGTGTTGGAAAGAATCAGCAGTAATATGGTGTAGAGTGCTTTCATAAGGGCAATTTTGAGTTGCAAAGCTAATTCAATGTTGCATACATTGTTTTTTACTTCCAAAATAAATTTTCAATTGAACCAATGCTAAGTTAAATTGTTGATTTCCTGATTATATCACTTGTGCATAAACAGGCATGTTTTTTTGATTTCATTGAGAAATACCTTTACTGTTATACTCTTGGCTAACTTAAAACCCTTCTAACAATGAAAAAAGTG
This is a stretch of genomic DNA from Williamwhitmania sp.. It encodes these proteins:
- a CDS encoding DMT family protein, with the protein product MKALYTILLLILSNTFMTLAWYGHLKFKELKWFENLGLISIILISWGIALFEYFFQVPANRIGYKENGGPFSLVELKVIQEVITLCVFTAFSLLVFKHETFRSSQIIGFVFLVLAVYFIFKK